The genomic interval ACGTCCGCGCCCATTCCCTCGCGTGCGAGCAGGGCCTTGATCAGGCCGAAGGCAAGGCTTGGCTGCTCGAGGGAGCCCCAAGGTAGACTGACCAGGAGGATGTCGTTGGCGTTGGACATGGCCGATGCGCCTAGGACTCGCCCTTGCTCCAGTCGCCATAGAAAGTGAGTGCTGAACGCGCAGGGCCCGCCATGGTGGAGCCCGCCGCGTACTTGGACATGGCCGAACCGGCGGCGTACTTGGACATGGCAGAGCCCGCCGCGTACTTGGACATGGCCGAACCAGCGGCGTACTTGGACATGGCAGAGCCCGCCGCGTACTTGGACATGGCCGAACCGCCGCCCGCTGGCGCGGCCTGCTCGGCAGTGGCCTCCGGCCCCATGACCTGGACGGGGACAGTCGGCGCGGAGCCGATGTAGATGTGGACGACGGGGCCTGACTGCACGATGGGAACCGTCTGGGGCGGTACGCCCTCGCCCCCCGACTCGCAGCCCGAGAAGCTCTCCGCCGCTGACTCGACGAAACCCTGGGCCTCCGCATCAAGGATTGTGCTCTCCACCTTGTCAGGCGCTACCTTGTACCGAGCCAGGTCCTCCCGGCTGATATGGTAGATGGAGCCGTCTGGCGCGGTGAATAGGACTCCTTGCTTCTTGGTCTCGGCCATGGATGCCCTCATTCACTGAGTGTGTGTTCTTGTTCACTCCATGATAGGTTGCCTTCATGCTGAGATGCAATGCCTTACGATGTCTGGGATGGTGAGTGAACAGGGGAGCGAGCGCACGAATGTCCAGGATTCAGTGCAAACGTCTGTCGGTGCAGGAGTTGGAAGGTGTGTTTGCATTTGTGGGAGACCATCCCTCTTGGGGGATGAGCGCGAATGATGTGCGTCGGATCATGACCAGCCTGGTGCGTGGGTTGGATGCGGTGCTGGACCTGCATGACGAGGCGGGTCGTCTACTGGTGGCTGCTGTCGTGGACACCTGCGTCAACGTGGATGACAGCGCGGACCTGGCCATCCTGGGGATTCGGGAGCAGCCAATGACTCCAGCGGGGCTCCAGGTCTTGTTCGAGAATGCGGAGGAAGTCACCCGGCGGGGGCCCAGAGGCTTCCTGGACATCACCTTGACTTCCGAGCGGAGTCACTGGGAGCCAGCGCTGCGTGAGCGTGGTTACGAGCGTGCGTATTCACAGTACCTGATGGAGCGTCCGGGTGATGTCCTACTTCCGCGGCTCAGCGGGCTCTTGCCGGAGGGATGGCATTGGATGGACGCAGAGGATGACCAGCTCGCTGACTATCACCGCGTCGTCTCGGAGGCTTTCTCGAAGGTACCCGGTGCGTTCGTGCCGCCATTGGAGGAGATGGTGGGGGCGTTGAGGCGCGGCGGCCGACGTCCGAGGGTCTTGTCCGAGGGGCGGCGCGTCCGTGGCTTCGCGACCGTTCGAGTGCATGAGCGGGCAAGCGGTGCGGTCGGTGAGGTGAGAAGCATCGGGCGAGAACCCGCCCTGCGAGGTGCTGGGTTGGGAGAACATGCGCTTCAGCAGGCGCTCACGCTCCTCCAACAGGAGGCCCCCATCGCGAAGTTCGAACTGGAAGTGGCGGCGCGCAACGAGGCGGCGCTCAAGCTGTACCAGCGGCACGGCTTCCGAATCGTCCAGACCATGCCGGTCTTCCGGCGCGACCTGTCACGAACTGGCTGAGGTCTTGCGAGCATCTCCCTGTTCTCCCGAGTCACCTGTCCGAGGAATCCATGCAGAACTTTCCACGGGTCCACCGCGTGGCCGCCGAGATGGCGGTGGAGGCCATCCGAACAGGGCTGCCGGTCATCATCGCTGGAGGTCTCGGAGCCTGGCCCGCGCTTTCGCACTGGAGCTTCGAGCGGCTGCTAAGAGACCATGGCGACTGGGTTGTTCCTGTCTCGGTATTCCGGCACGGCGCACTCTCGCCAGAGAAGGAGATGTGCCGCATCTCCGAATTGATTCCACGAATCCTCCCGTTCCCCTCCTGGCCTCTTTGTTATCTCCAGCAGGTTCCATTGGCGGAATGGCCACGTGCTCTTGCAGAGTGTATCGGTCCTCCACCAGGGCTCGCGCCTGGGACGCCGATGGATGCCTATCTCTGGTGTGGTCCACACGGGGCTTCATCCCCGCTTCACTACGACACGCGTGACAATCTGCACGTGCTGCTGCGGGGGCATAAGCGATTCTTGCTCTTTGCGCCCGACCAGTCTCCGCTCATGTACCCTCACGCAGAGGACGGAGCGCAGCACCTCTCTCGTATTGACGTGGAGCGGGTGGACCGCCGTGCCTTCCCTCGGTTCGGGCGTGCCCGAGGGCTGCGATGTGTCCTCGGGCCTGGGGAGGTGCTCTACCTCCCGACGCGATGGTGGCACCAGGTCCATCTGTGGGCGCCATCCATCTCGGTCAACTTCTGGTGGACGAAGGAGCAAGGCGCCACACCCCAGGGCGAGCAACGCTCTTGACGCCCAATCCGTGACGCTTGGGCATTGCGGCAGCCCTGTGCGGGCGATGCCACTGCTTGTTTCGGGGATGCAGACCTCGGGCTCAGTAGCCTCGAAGTCGCGCGAATCGGTCGCGATGGAAAGCCCCGTCGCCGAACGTCATCGCCGCGACGCGGGCCCGCTTCAGGAACAGGCCGATGTCACACGCGTCGGTGACGCCCATTCCGCCGTGCAACTGGACCGCCTCGTTGGCCACGTGGAGGAACGTGTCCGATGCCTTGGCCTTGGTGGCGCTCGCCAGCAACGGCACGGTTGCCCTGTCTTCATCAAGGGCATGTTGTGCCTCCGTGACGATGGCCCGCGTGCGCGTCACTTCGCAGTGCAACCGCGCGGCCCGGTGCTTCAATGCCTGGAACGAGCCGATGGGCGCGCCAAACTGTCTGCGTGTCTTGAGTTGAGCGAGGGTTCGCTCGAAGACCTCCGAGAGGCTCCCGAGCATCTCCGCGCTGAGTGCCACCCGGGCCCGGTCGAGCAGCGGGTCCAGCACTTCGGCGCCCCGGTCGAGTGTGCCGAGGATGTCCCGAGGCGTCGCGAGCACGTCATCGAGGCGGACGCGTGCGGCGTTGCGGCTGTCCACGAGCAATGTACGTGTCACGTGGAGCCCGGAAGCTTGTGCTGGGACGAGGAAGAGCGTCAGTCCTTCTCTATCCCCCAGAGAGCCCGAGGTCCGTGACACCACGATGAAGGCATCCGCGATGTGTCCATCCAGGACCAGGACCTTTTCACCCTGAAGCCGGTATCCATCGGGCCCAAGGCTGGCGCGGGTCCCGACGTCATAGGGGGCATGACGAGAGCCTTCATCGTGCGCCAGGGACAGGAGCTTCTCGCCCGACGCGATGAGGGGCAGCCATTCCCGGAGCTGTGCGGGAGCGCCGCCCAGGATGAGGGCCGTGGTTCCGAGCACCCCCGTGGACATCATCGGGCTCGGGGCGAGGGTTCGTCCGCATTCCTCCAAGACAACCCCCAACTCCGTCCACCCGAGGCCCATGCCTCCGTGCCTGGATGGAATCGTGATGCCAGCAAGTCCCAGGGCGGCGAGCTCTCGCCATACCTCGCGCGAGAGTCCATCCGAGGACCTGCCGTCACGCAGCTGCCTCAGGTGGGACAGAGGCATCCGCTCGCGCATGAATCGTCGAGCTGTCTCCCGGAGGGACTCCTGTTCCGTTGTTTCGAGGAGTCCCATGGTCGGTGTCAGTCCGGAAGGCCAAGGACACGCTTGGCGATGATGTTGAGGTGGATTTCGCTCGTGCCGCCCTCGATGGAGTGGGCTCGTGAGCGAAGCCAGTCGCGAGTGATGCGAAGCTCCTCAGCGGAAAACCCCGGACCTTCCCATCCCAACCCTTGGAAGCCCGCGAGCTCGACCTTCAGCTCACGCCAGCGCTGCCGGAGCTCCATCGCCTGGAGCTTGAGCACGGAGCTCTCCGGCCCCAGGGCGTGGCCGGCCTCCATGGACTCGACCGCCAGTCGCACCGCGCTGGCGTTGCAGAGGCGGTCCATGTCCACTTGCGCCATCCGGTCCCGCTGGACGGCGTCGCGCAGCGGTCCAGGTTCATCGCCGAGATACCGGCGAGCCAGCACCGCCAGCGGCTCCTCTCGTGTGAAGTCGGCATCACCGAGCCGGGATATCCACGCACGCTCGTGTTCGAGCAGGCTCATGGCGATCTTCCATCCCTGGCCCGGCTGCCCCACGAGGTTCTCCGCGGGGACTCGGACGTCGTCGAAGAACGTCTCGCAGAATGGAGATTCGCCGCTGATGAGGCGGATGGGGCGGATGTCCACACCAGGGCTGGACAAGTCCACCAGGAGGAACCCAAGCCCTTCATGCCGAGCCGACTCCGCACCCGTCCGCACCAGACAGAACATCCAATCGGAGACGGCGGCGTGCGACGTCCAGGTCTTCTGCCCGGAGACGATGTAATGGTCTCCGTCGAGCACGGCGCGAGTCCTCACTCCCGCCAGATCCGAGCCTGCCTCTGGCTCACTGTATCCCTGACACCAGCGCAAGGCGCCCCGAGCAATCGGAGGCAGATGTCTGCGTTTCTGCGCCTCACTGCCAAAGCGCAGCAGCACGGGGCCCAGCATCCACAATCCCAGACTGTGTAGGGGAGGGCGGCAGCCCAGGTGCCGCAGCTCTTCCTCGAGGATGTTGGCCTGAGCCGGAGACAGCCCCGCGCCGCCGCACTCCACGGGCCAGGTGGGCGCGGTGAACCCCCGCGAAGCCATTCGCTCCAACCACAGCCGCGAGTCTGGATGCTTGAAGACAGCGCGCGTGCCACCCCAGACCTCGTCCTCTTCGCCCGCCATGGGCATCCGCATCGCGGGCGGGCAGTTCTCCTCCAGCCAGTGGCGCAGGTGCTGGCGGAGGTGCCCGTCCGGTTCCGCGATCCTCATGCCCTGCCCTCGAAGAAGAGGCGGTGCGCGTTCGCGTACAGGTATCGGTCCAGCACACCCTCTCGAAGGTCCAACTCCTGCGCCTCGCGCAGACACCGCTCCAGGGGGAGCACCGGGTGATTGCTCGCGTAGAGGACCTTGTCCCGGCCCCGAGTGTTCATGAAGTGGATGAGCTCCGCGGGCAGGTACGCGGGCGCGAAGGCGGAGGTCATCAAGTAGAGGTTGGGGTATTTGATCATCAGGCGGATGGCCACCGCCCACCACGGGTCCGCCCCGTGGGCCATGATGAGCTTGAGCTCGGGGAAGAAGAAGCACACCTCGTCCAGGTTCATGGGGTCCTGGCATCTCCCCGGCATCGGTGGCCCCGGGATGCCCGTGTTGACGGAGATGGGCAGCCCCAGGTCGATGCAGCGCGTGTAGAGCGGATAGTAGGCCCGGTCGTCGGCAGGCAGGCCGATCATGAAGGGCACTGCGCGCACGAGCACGAGCGGGCTGTTTCGCGCGAGCTGTTCCACCTCCCTCAGCGCGGCCATTCCCCGTCGAGGGTCGACGTAGGCGGAGATCGCGAAGCGTTCAGGATGCGCCTCCGCGAACGCGAGCACCTCTCGCTGCGGCGCCTCGGCGTCGACGGTGAGGATGGCCTTCTGGACGCCGGAGCGTTCCATCAGAGCGAGCAGCTCCGCCTGGGAGATGTCGCGGAAGATGTGCTCGGCGCGCTTGAAGTAGTCCTCGGCGACGCGGACGAGAAAGTCCGGGCGCTGGGTCGACCCCATGTTCACGCTCACCCACGCATCGATTGCTCGCACGCGGTCCCTCCCTGACTCTCGCGAGCGCCATCCCGAGGCCGGCTGCTGGGCGGACGGCGCACCGGCATGGCGCGGATGGCATTGACCAGCTTGGAGCGTCGGCGCTCCACGAGACCCGCGAGCTCCAGCCCGTCGAGTCGCTTGAGCAACTGCTCGAACATCACGCGAATCTCCAACCGCGCCAGACTCGCGCCCAGGCAGTAGTGCTGGCCGATGCCAAAGGCGATGTGCTCGTTCGGGAATCGGGAGATGTCGAAGCGGTTCGGATTCTCGAACACCGCCTCGTCCCGATTGGCGGAAGGGTAGAACAGCACCACCTTGTCGCCTTCTCGCAGCTGCTGCCCGCGCAGCACGGTGTCTCGAGTGACGGTGCGGCGGAAGCACACCACGGGAGACACCCAGCGGAGCATCTCCTCCACGGCGGTGGGGAGCAGCGCCGGATTGGCGCGCAGCCGCTCCAGCTCTTCCGGGTGCTCCATCAGCGCCAGCATCCCGCCGGAGATGAGGTTCCGGGTCGTCTCGTTCCCGGCGACGATGAGCAAGAGGAAGAAGGCGTCGAACTCCGCCTCGCTGAGCCGCTCGCCGTCCACTTCCGCCTGCATCAGGACAGACACCAGGTCCTTGCCCTCACGTCCCTTGTTCCTCGCCGCGAGCTCATTGGCGTATTGCCACATCTCCATGGCGGCCATCTTGGCGTCGTCGAACGACCTGGCCCTCCCCGAGTCGTCATAGTCGATGAGCCGGTTGGACCAGCCGAAGAGCAGGTGCCGCTCCTCGTGAGGGATTCCCACGAGCTCGGCAATCACCTGGAGCGGCAGCTCCGCGGCGACACGTGTCACGAAGTCGAACTCCCGCTCATGGACCACCTTGTCGATGATTTCCTGGGTGACTGCCCGAATACGGGGTTCCAGGTAATTGATGGCCACGGGGGTGAAACCCGCGCTGACCAGCCGGCGGTATTTCACGTGCTGGGGCGGGTCCATGTTCAACATCATGAACCGGATGAGGGAGAGGTCTTCCGGTGAGTAGTCTTCGATGGAGGTTCCCCCTCGGAATGACGAGAAGCCCGCCGGGTCCCTCGAGATGGCGATGATGTCCTCATGGCGCGTGATGGCCCAGAACCCAGGACCGCCGTCGGGCTCTCCGTGGAAGTAGACAGGGGCGTCACGGCGCAAGTGTTCAAAAGTCTCGTGAGGAATAGCCCTGCCGTACGTGATTGGGCTTGCGAGGTCGGCGAGCTCTGATTTGTGCATGTATTGAACAGAGCATGGCCCTGTCGGCAGTCGCAAGGCGTCGGGTGAGTGTTATGTGAAGACCTGTTGTGCTTTCGGCAGAGGAGGCGCTCGAAGATGTCAGAAAGCCCGCACCTCGTCGTGCAACGCGAAGGACACGTCGTCACTCTCATCATGAACCGGCCGGAGTCATGCAACGCATTGGGCGCGCAGATGTTGGTGCGCCTGGCGGATGCATGGGCACTCATCAACGAGGACCCCGACATCCGCGTGGCCATCCTCACGGGGGCGGGCGGAAACTTCTGTTCCGGCACGGACCTCAAGGCCATGGCGAGCGGCTATGGCGATGACGCATGGACCGCGCGAATCCAGGCCGAGAAGGACCTGCACTGGAAAGCGCTCCTGCGCGGCTACCGCGTGGTGAAGCCGCTCATCGCCGCGGTGGAGGGAGCCGCGGTCGCGGGAGGGACGGAGCTGCTCCAGGCGACGGACATCCGCATCGCGGGTGAGTCCGCGAAGCTGGGGCTCACCGAGCCGCGCTGGGGGTTGTTCCCGCTGGGCGGGTCCACGGTGCGCCTGCGCCGGCAGATTCCGTATACCCAGGCGATGGAGTTGCTCCTGACGGGCGCCATGCTCTCCGCGCGCGAGGCGCTTCGAATCGGCCTCATCGGCCGGGTCGTGCCGGATGGGCAGGCGCTCCTGGAGGCCCGTCGGGTCGCGGAGCGCATCGCGGAGAACGGGCCGCTCGCAGTGCAGGCCATCAAGCGCTCCGTGCAGGAGACGGAGGGGATGCCCGAGGAGGAGGCCCTTCGCAGGGAGCTGGAGATTGGTTGGCCCATCCTCTCCACGGAGGATGCGAAGGAAGGGCCTCGTGCCTTCGTGGAGAAGCGCAAGCCGACGTTCAAGGGGCGCTAGCCATGAGGCGCTTCGAGGGTCGGTGCATCCTGATGACGGGTGCCGGTTCAGGCATCGGCCGCGCGGCCGCGCTGCGGCTGGGCTCCGAGGGTGGGCGTGTCTATTGCGTCGACGTGAACGAGGCGGGCGTCACGGAGACGGCCGCCGCCATTCGAGACAAGGGGGGAGAGGCCACCGCGGCCTGGTGTGATGTCTCCGACCCGGAGGCGGTGGGGCGAGCCGTGGAGGGGGCACTGCGGCGTTACGGCGCATTGCACGTGCTGGCCAATGTCGCGGGAGTCGGTGGGTTCCGGCGCACGGCGGAGGTGACGCTCGAGGAGTGGAGCCGTGTCCTCGCGGTCAATCTGACGGGCACCTTCCTCATGTGCCAGCGCACGCTTCCCGCCCTGCTCGAGACACGTGGAGTCATCATCAACACGGCCTCGGTGGCCGGGCTCAAGTCCCATCCGTACTCCGCGGCCTACTGTGCCTCGAAGGGAGGCGTGGTGATGCTCACCAAGGCGCTCGCGGTGGAGTACGCGCGCAAGGGTGTCCGCATCAACTGCCTCTGTCCAGGAGGGGTCGAGACACCGTTGCTCGCCCGTTTCCAGCCTCCCGAGGGAGTCCATCCGGCGGCCTTCGCGCGCACTGCTCCGCTGGAGCGCTACGGAAAGCCCGATGAGGTCGCGGGTACGCTGGCCTTCCTGGCGTCGGATGACGCCGCGTACATCAACGGTGCGACGGTGGCGGTTGATGGAGGAATGACCGCGTAGCGCGCGCTGCCACGCGTGCGTGAAGAGCAGGCGGGGTGGTCCATGGCGCGAAGGTGGTGAGCAAAGGCTGCGTGAACGCATAGCCATGAGGTGCCACGTGTCCTTTGAGAACGGTGGGGTTCCGGAGGTGGAGGCTGACGTGGTGGTGGTGGGCGCGGGCGCTGCGGGCCTGATGGCCGCGCTCACCGCGAGCGACGCCGGAGCCCGGGTCGTCGTGGTGGAGAAGACCGACAAGCTCGGTGGCACGGCAGCCGTCTCCGGCGGTGTCGTGTGGATTCCCAACAACCACCACATGCCCCGCGTGGACATCTCCGATTCTCGGGAGGAAGCACTCGCGTATGTGCGGCGGCTCGCGGATGGACGGAGTGAAGACGGGCCGCTTGGCGCGTTCATCGACACGGCTCCCGCGATGCTCCGCTTCCTCGAAGCTCGCACCTCGCTGCGCCTCCAACCCCTGGGCGTCTATCCGGACTATCACCCGGAGTTCGCGGGTGGCAGGACAGGAGGACGGTCGCTCGACCCGGGCCTCTTCGACATCAACCGGTTGAACGAATGGAAGAACACGTTGCGCCGCGGCCCGCTTCACGGAAGCGCGGCGCTGACGGTGGCCGAGGCGGCCGAGTGGGGTGCATTCACCCGGCCACGTGAGTTGCCCGTGAAGCTGCTGACGGAGCGCGCGCGGCAAGGCCTCGTGTGTTACGGCGCGGCGCTCGCCGGAGGACTTCTCGAGGCGCTGGTCCAACGTGGGGTCGAGCTCCTTCCGGGGGTGGCCGGGCGAGAGCTCGTGGCCGATGCGCGGCGCGTGGTGGGCCTTCGCGCGGAGAGGGCAGGGCGGTCTGTTCGGCTCGGCGCACGGCGCGGTGTCATCCTGGCCAGCGGTGGTTTCGAGTGGAACAAGTCCCTGGCCGCGCGTTTCCTCTCCGGTCCGCTCACCCATCCGCTCAGTCCCCCCGCGAATGAAGGCGACGGCCTGATGATGGCCATGGCCCTGGGCGCGGACCTGGGCAACATGAGCGAGGCGTGGTGGTGCCCCGCGCTGGCCATCCCTGGTGAGTCCTACGAGGGACAGCCCCTGAGCCGCGCGGACTTCTCCGCCCGCTGTCTTCCACACTCCATCCTGGTGAATCGCGCGGGGCGCCGCTTCGCGAACGAAGCGCAGAACTACAACGACCTGGTGAAGGCATTCTTCACCTTCGACCCCGTGAACTACGAGCGGCCCAACCTGCCCGCCTGGCTCATCGTCGACCAGAACTTCCGCGACCGATACGCCCTCGGCAATCTCCTCCCCGGCGCCGCGACTCCGCCGTGGCTCGCCAAAGCGGATTCATTGGAGGAACTCGCGCGGCGAATCGAAATCTCGCCAGAGGGGCTCGTCGACACGGTGAGGCGGTTCAACCCGCCCGCCCTCCAAGGTGTGGACCCCTGTTTCCACCGCGGCGGCAGCGCCTATGAGCGCTTCCATGGAGACCGGGCGCACCAACCCAGTCCGAACCTGGGGCCCATCGAGCGGCCCCCTTTCCACGCGCTCCAGGTCTTCGTTGGCGCGCTTGGGACGAAGGGCGGTGTGCGAGTGGACGCGAATGCGCGGGTGCTCCGCGTCGACGGGACGCCCATCGATGGGCTCTACGCCGCCGGCAACGTGATGGCTTCGGTGATGGGCGCGGGCTACCCGGGTGCAGGCAGCACGCTCGGTGCCGCGATGACGTTTGGCTTCATCGCCGCGAGGCATGCCGTGGGCGCGCAGGCCCATCAGGGAGGTGCAGCGTGAGCCGGTTCCCGTTTCCTCGCTATCCGGATGGCTGGTTTCAGGTCGCCTACTCCCATGAGCTGCCACCGGGCGCGGTGAAGCCGCTGCACTACTTCGGCAAGGACCTCGTCCTCTTTCGTCCGAACGCCGCCGACGGCGCTGGGCCTCCGCCCGCGCCACATGTCCTCGATGCGCACTGTCCCCATCTGGGCGCGCACCTGGGACATGGCGGCAAGGTGGTGGACGGTTGCATCCAGTGCCCCTTCCACGCCTGGCGGTTCAACGGTGAAGGCGGCTGCGCGTCCATCCCCTATGCGCAGAAGCTCCCTCCTGGTGCCCGGCTCCGCTCGTGGCCCGTGCGCGAGGTGAACGGGCTCATCATGGTGTGGCACCACGGAGCGCAGCGACCGCCGTCATGGGAAGTTCCCTTGGTGGCGGAGTTCCAACATCCCGAGTGGACGGACTATGAGCTGCGCCGCTGGACGGTCCGGACCCACAACCAGGAGATGACCGAGAACGCGGTGGACCTGGCGCATCTGCACTACTTGCACGGCACGGCCGAATTGCCAGTGACGACGGCGGACGCGCGGGAGCATGTGCTGCACGTCGTCTCGAACATCGTGATGAAGACGCCATTCGGCCGCACCGAGGGGACCATTGAGGTGCACGCCCACGGCTTCGGCTTCACGCTCACCCGCTTCAAGGGCATCGTCGAGACGCTCCTCGTGAACAGCGTCACCACCATCGACGAGGACTCGGTGGACGTCCGCTTCGCTTTCCTCGTGAAGAAGCTGCCCCACAAGGACGTCACGCAGACCGTGGGCAAGGCCTTCCTGGCGGAGATCGAGCGCCAACTCGAACAGGACATCCCTATCTGGGAGAACAAGATCTACGTCCATCCACCGCTGCTCGTGAGCGGCGATGGTCCCATCGGCATGTTCCGCAGGTGGGCGGGACAGTTCTACTCGGAGCCACGCCTCGTGCCCGTGGCGCCGCGCCTCGCCGAGTCGGGCTGATGTCCACTCGTACCCGCGTTCTCGAGCCCTCGCATCCTGAGCATCACCTCGCGGAACTCCGCCTCCAGGGACTCGAGCACCTCGTGCGTGGGCCTCACCTCGCGCATGCTCCCGACAATCTGTCCCACGGGGGAACCGAGCAGCTCGTGAGCGCGTGAGCCCGGTGTACTCGCGTGGTGGTGCATCCGGGTCACCGCGTCGGCGGTGAGCATGAACTGCAAGGGCATGGGCAAGGTGCCGGGGGACTCTCCGCCGTCCCACGCCTCGGTCCATGCCGTCTTCAGCAGGCGCGCGGGCTTTCCACTCATGGACCGCGAGCGCACCGTGTCACCCGACGTGGCGGCGAGGAGCTTGTCTCTGAGAACGGGATGCAGTCTGGCCTCCTCCACGCCGAGCCAGAGCGAGCCCGTCCAGACTCCCTCCGCGCCCAGCGCGAGCGCCGCGGCAAGCTGACGGCCTCGGCCGATGCCTCCAGCGGCCAGGACGGGAATGGGATGAACGGCGTCCACGACCTCGGGGACGAGCACCATCGTCCCAATCTCTCCGGTGTGGCCTCCGGCCTCGGTGCCCACCGCGACCACCACGTCGACGCCCACCTCCGCCTGCTTGCGTGCGTGTGCGGCCGTTCCAACGAGCGCGACGACCTGCACGCCGCGCCGATGTGCTTCGTCCACGACATCGCGGGGCGGCGTCCCCAGCGCGTTGGCGATGAGGCGGACAGGATGCCGGAGCGCCACCGCGACCTGTGAGCGGCCCGCGGCCTCGGACCACCCCAAGAGTGACTCGTGCGCGGAGACCTCGGGAGGAAGTCCGGGCACTTCGTAGCGCGTGAGGACCTCCTCCACGTAGCGGCGATGGCCTTCGGGAATCAGCAGCTCCAGCTCCGCCTTGGACAGGCCTCCTCGCTCGGCGCCCTCGTACCGGGTGGGCATCACCACGTCCACGCCATAAGGCTTTCCATCCACATGCGCATCGAGCCAACACAGCTCCTCTTCGAGCTGTTCGGGCGAGAACTGCACGGCCCCCAGGACCCCCATGCCTCCCGCGCGGCTCACCGCCGCGACGACCTCCCGGCGGTAGCTGAAGGCGAAGACGGGCACATCGATTTCGAAGAGCTCACAGATTCGGGTGCGCATGGGTCAACCCTCGGCCAGCAGCGCGCCGAGGCGCGCCAGGTGAACGGTTCCCGAGCCCAGGGTGAGCTCGAGCTGCTTGCTCCAGAGATAGAAACGGTAGAGCGGATAGCGGGTGTCGAAGCCGATGCCTCCATGAAGGTGCTGAGCCGTGGACA from Myxococcus stipitatus carries:
- a CDS encoding FAD-dependent oxidoreductase, with product MSFENGGVPEVEADVVVVGAGAAGLMAALTASDAGARVVVVEKTDKLGGTAAVSGGVVWIPNNHHMPRVDISDSREEALAYVRRLADGRSEDGPLGAFIDTAPAMLRFLEARTSLRLQPLGVYPDYHPEFAGGRTGGRSLDPGLFDINRLNEWKNTLRRGPLHGSAALTVAEAAEWGAFTRPRELPVKLLTERARQGLVCYGAALAGGLLEALVQRGVELLPGVAGRELVADARRVVGLRAERAGRSVRLGARRGVILASGGFEWNKSLAARFLSGPLTHPLSPPANEGDGLMMAMALGADLGNMSEAWWCPALAIPGESYEGQPLSRADFSARCLPHSILVNRAGRRFANEAQNYNDLVKAFFTFDPVNYERPNLPAWLIVDQNFRDRYALGNLLPGAATPPWLAKADSLEELARRIEISPEGLVDTVRRFNPPALQGVDPCFHRGGSAYERFHGDRAHQPSPNLGPIERPPFHALQVFVGALGTKGGVRVDANARVLRVDGTPIDGLYAAGNVMASVMGAGYPGAGSTLGAAMTFGFIAARHAVGAQAHQGGAA
- a CDS encoding Rieske 2Fe-2S domain-containing protein — translated: MSRFPFPRYPDGWFQVAYSHELPPGAVKPLHYFGKDLVLFRPNAADGAGPPPAPHVLDAHCPHLGAHLGHGGKVVDGCIQCPFHAWRFNGEGGCASIPYAQKLPPGARLRSWPVREVNGLIMVWHHGAQRPPSWEVPLVAEFQHPEWTDYELRRWTVRTHNQEMTENAVDLAHLHYLHGTAELPVTTADAREHVLHVVSNIVMKTPFGRTEGTIEVHAHGFGFTLTRFKGIVETLLVNSVTTIDEDSVDVRFAFLVKKLPHKDVTQTVGKAFLAEIERQLEQDIPIWENKIYVHPPLLVSGDGPIGMFRRWAGQFYSEPRLVPVAPRLAESG
- a CDS encoding nitronate monooxygenase family protein gives rise to the protein MRTRICELFEIDVPVFAFSYRREVVAAVSRAGGMGVLGAVQFSPEQLEEELCWLDAHVDGKPYGVDVVMPTRYEGAERGGLSKAELELLIPEGHRRYVEEVLTRYEVPGLPPEVSAHESLLGWSEAAGRSQVAVALRHPVRLIANALGTPPRDVVDEAHRRGVQVVALVGTAAHARKQAEVGVDVVVAVGTEAGGHTGEIGTMVLVPEVVDAVHPIPVLAAGGIGRGRQLAAALALGAEGVWTGSLWLGVEEARLHPVLRDKLLAATSGDTVRSRSMSGKPARLLKTAWTEAWDGGESPGTLPMPLQFMLTADAVTRMHHHASTPGSRAHELLGSPVGQIVGSMREVRPTHEVLESLEAEFREVMLRMRGLENAGTSGHQPDSARRGATGTRRGSE